From Gallaecimonas pentaromativorans, the proteins below share one genomic window:
- a CDS encoding DoxX family protein, translating into MNGYLLLVRVLMSAVFLFSGFDKLFDWAEAQREVVGFGLPMPAFFAAATIVVQLGGGLSVLLGFYTRLGSLLLMAFTAAATLLVHWPVGAPNPTMALTTSLEHLAIIGGFVLLMVTGPGTLALDGRR; encoded by the coding sequence GTGAACGGTTATCTGCTTTTAGTGCGCGTCTTGATGAGCGCCGTGTTTTTATTCAGCGGTTTTGACAAGCTCTTTGACTGGGCCGAAGCCCAGCGGGAAGTGGTGGGCTTTGGCCTGCCGATGCCGGCTTTTTTTGCCGCCGCCACCATCGTGGTGCAGCTGGGCGGCGGTTTGAGTGTGTTGCTGGGCTTTTATACCCGCCTTGGCAGCTTGCTGCTGATGGCCTTTACCGCCGCGGCGACGCTGCTGGTGCATTGGCCTGTGGGCGCGCCCAACCCCACCATGGCGCTCACCACCAGCCTTGAGCACCTGGCCATTATTGGCGGTTTTGTGCTGCTGATGGTGACCGGCCCAGGCACCTTGGCGCTGGATGGCAGACGCTGA